Proteins found in one Salinimonas lutimaris genomic segment:
- a CDS encoding response regulator produces MEKLSISDLHIVLVEPSDTQRKIITTLLLKENVKEIDPVSTLAEARTAIKSHGADLIVSAMYFEDGTALELLQFVKESSEFASVPFMLVSSENRMSKLEQLKQAGVAAILPKPFEPLHLSRALNASLDLINHDELELDLFDVQDVRVLLVDDSRLARNHIRRVLEGMGLKKIKEAENGATALTLIKDEPFDLVVTDYNMPEMDGRELSEFVRFNPETAHIPIIMVTSESADSAHMANIQQTGVNALCDKPFEPNEVRAMLAALLGE; encoded by the coding sequence ATGGAAAAGCTATCTATTTCCGATCTTCATATTGTGCTGGTCGAGCCTTCCGATACCCAGCGAAAAATTATCACAACCTTGTTGTTAAAGGAAAACGTCAAGGAAATTGATCCGGTCAGTACGCTGGCCGAAGCCCGCACAGCAATTAAATCGCACGGCGCCGACCTTATTGTCAGTGCGATGTATTTTGAGGATGGCACTGCACTGGAGTTGCTGCAGTTTGTAAAGGAAAGCAGCGAGTTTGCCAGTGTACCATTTATGCTGGTGTCCAGCGAAAACCGCATGAGCAAACTGGAACAGTTAAAGCAGGCCGGTGTAGCCGCCATTTTACCCAAGCCTTTTGAACCGCTACATTTATCCCGGGCGCTTAATGCATCGCTGGATCTGATAAACCACGATGAGCTGGAACTGGATCTGTTTGATGTTCAGGATGTGCGTGTGCTGCTGGTCGATGACAGTCGTCTGGCCCGTAATCATATCCGCCGGGTGCTTGAAGGCATGGGGCTGAAAAAGATCAAAGAAGCAGAAAACGGCGCTACCGCGCTGACGCTTATCAAGGACGAACCGTTTGACCTGGTCGTTACCGACTACAATATGCCAGAAATGGATGGTCGGGAACTGTCTGAGTTTGTGCGGTTTAACCCTGAGACAGCCCATATCCCGATTATCATGGTAACCTCTGAGTCGGCCGACAGCGCCCACATGGCTAATATTCAGCAAACCGGGGTAAACGCTCTGTGTGACAAACCGTTTGAACCTAACGAAGTACGTGCCATGCTGGCGGCGTTATTGGGTGAGTGA
- the pheA gene encoding prephenate dehydratase codes for MSQPALDAIRKRITELDSQLLSLLAERRKLTNEVAETKIANHIPVRDVKREEQLLVRLIKEGQEAGLDPHYVTQIFHVVIEDSVLNQQALLAARANPGSSLPLNRVAFLGDKGSYSYLATQKYFSRRPGELLEMGCQSFAEIIQKVEHAEADYAVLPIENTTSGSINEVYDQLQHTELSIIGELTHPIRHCLLVATNTSVDKIKTLYAHPQVFTQCSHFLAELGNVEVKTIDSTSSAMLTVSELQRDDVAAIGSEAGGSLYGLSTIKSNLANQKENHSRFIVVARNPVNVPLQVPAKTTLVMSTVQKPGSLVEALLVLRENGINMTKLESRPITGNPWEEMFYIDVEGNVQDGPVQTALASLKNITRYIKVLGCYPSEEISPTKVAAAKAITG; via the coding sequence ATGTCACAACCTGCTCTGGATGCGATTCGCAAACGCATTACTGAATTAGACAGCCAGCTGCTGAGCTTACTGGCTGAGCGTCGAAAGCTGACTAACGAGGTCGCTGAAACCAAAATTGCTAACCATATTCCGGTGCGGGATGTTAAACGTGAAGAACAGTTGCTGGTCAGACTAATCAAAGAAGGTCAGGAAGCAGGCCTTGATCCCCATTATGTCACACAGATTTTTCATGTGGTCATTGAAGACTCGGTTCTTAATCAGCAAGCCCTTTTAGCAGCCAGAGCAAACCCGGGCAGCAGCCTGCCACTGAATCGGGTGGCTTTTTTGGGCGACAAAGGATCTTATTCCTATCTGGCGACCCAGAAATATTTTTCCCGTCGGCCAGGTGAGCTTTTAGAAATGGGCTGCCAGAGCTTTGCTGAGATTATCCAAAAAGTAGAGCACGCCGAAGCCGACTATGCGGTTTTGCCAATAGAAAATACCACATCAGGCAGTATCAATGAGGTGTACGACCAGTTACAACATACTGAGCTGAGTATTATTGGTGAGCTGACCCACCCTATCCGCCATTGTCTGCTGGTTGCCACCAATACCAGCGTGGACAAAATCAAAACACTTTACGCGCACCCTCAGGTGTTTACTCAGTGCAGTCACTTTCTTGCCGAGCTGGGTAATGTGGAAGTTAAAACTATCGACAGCACGTCATCTGCCATGCTGACAGTCAGTGAACTGCAGCGGGATGATGTGGCGGCGATTGGCAGCGAGGCCGGTGGCTCTTTGTATGGTTTATCGACAATCAAATCAAACCTGGCAAATCAGAAAGAAAACCACAGTCGCTTTATTGTAGTCGCCCGTAATCCGGTCAATGTACCGCTACAGGTGCCGGCTAAAACCACCCTGGTAATGTCTACGGTACAAAAACCCGGCTCGCTGGTAGAGGCACTGCTGGTGCTGCGCGAAAACGGTATTAACATGACCAAACTGGAGTCACGCCCGATAACCGGCAATCCGTGGGAAGAAATGTTCTACATTGATGTGGAAGGCAATGTGCAGGACGGCCCGGTACAAACCGCCCTGGCCTCCCTGAAAAACATTACCCGCTATATCAAAGTACTGGGTTGCTATCCCAGCGAGGAAATCAGTCCTACCAAGGTAGCCGCTGCCAAAGCGATTACCGGGTAA
- a CDS encoding methyl-accepting chemotaxis protein, whose translation MTLKTRLLIAIITLVIVSVLTLASVSLYVSVNNSHQALEQSAKEKLTQQAVQARQAIDNYMAFNSAQINNFSSSSLISNAAQEFIPAFRNYEKQRPGLTQTQASMLNRYYTDAFASTYQARNVDALENPAGLLAPLSTKSRLLQYDFIAGSSYELGAKDNLTNLNNGTDYAAVHSRYHGEIRQFLNDFGYYDIFIADPQTGDIVYSVYKELDYATSLRTGPYASTGIGEAFTLATQVQDAGEVVVSKLSTYLPSYDALAGFLATPVTNASGQRVAILIFQIPIDRISTIMTNEQAWAERGFGDSGETYLVSPDGLLVTESRFFIEDVQGYLSAITPKMPQTARKIQDAGTSVGLQSVDTLSSTNALAGKSGFETVLDYRDVEVFSAYLPVQFGNYTYALMAEIDVAEALAPAYQLQSTLMVSTGIELVVIVTIAVAIALWQANSLIRPLTRLGSACSELASGKGDLTTRLQSSGIQEIDNIIRPFNVFISQIQDIVKKIKQDAIRLSEASGELSSVMLQSTENVSKQLGETQMVATSVEELSMSIADVARSTVDTRDHGQSAMYSLKENMERAGLAAGNIKLLVELLGQSRDVIGALQTEVKQINALLNDITSIADQTNLLALNAAIEAARAGEAGRGFSVVADEVRALATRSQTSTVEIAQIVERMNASSSRSVKEMEKAAMAADGGIHLVDLVTTAMDELSQIIVKVQAMADSVASATQQQDVTSNSVSENVTRIAEMSQELDEGTQVATAAARDLAAMASSSQLLVAGFKV comes from the coding sequence ATGACGTTAAAAACCCGCTTATTAATTGCAATTATCACACTGGTTATAGTTTCGGTACTCACCCTGGCCAGTGTTTCTCTATACGTATCGGTCAATAACTCGCACCAGGCTCTGGAGCAGTCGGCAAAAGAAAAACTCACCCAACAGGCGGTGCAGGCTCGTCAGGCTATAGACAACTACATGGCGTTTAACAGCGCGCAAATCAATAATTTTTCTTCCTCATCATTAATCAGTAACGCCGCACAGGAATTTATTCCGGCCTTTCGTAACTATGAAAAGCAGCGCCCAGGTCTGACGCAGACACAGGCCAGTATGCTTAACCGTTACTATACCGATGCCTTTGCCTCGACCTATCAGGCGCGCAATGTGGACGCACTGGAGAATCCAGCTGGACTGCTGGCCCCTTTATCGACTAAGTCTCGTTTACTTCAATACGATTTTATTGCCGGCTCAAGTTATGAGTTGGGCGCCAAGGATAACCTGACCAATCTGAATAACGGCACCGATTATGCTGCGGTTCATAGCCGCTATCATGGTGAAATACGTCAGTTTCTGAATGATTTTGGTTACTACGACATCTTTATTGCCGACCCGCAGACCGGTGACATTGTCTATAGTGTGTATAAAGAGCTGGATTATGCGACCAGTCTGCGTACCGGACCCTATGCCAGTACCGGTATTGGAGAAGCATTTACGCTGGCCACGCAGGTGCAGGATGCCGGTGAGGTGGTGGTGAGCAAATTATCCACTTATCTGCCTTCTTATGATGCACTGGCCGGCTTTCTGGCCACCCCCGTCACTAATGCCAGTGGCCAGCGGGTTGCTATTCTGATTTTTCAGATACCCATTGACCGGATCAGTACTATTATGACCAATGAGCAGGCGTGGGCTGAACGGGGATTTGGTGACTCCGGTGAAACCTATCTGGTGTCACCAGATGGATTACTGGTCACCGAAAGCCGGTTTTTCATTGAGGATGTGCAGGGATATCTTTCTGCTATCACACCCAAAATGCCACAGACCGCAAGGAAGATTCAGGATGCTGGCACCTCTGTGGGCTTACAGAGCGTGGATACGCTGAGTAGCACAAATGCACTAGCCGGAAAAAGTGGTTTTGAGACTGTACTGGATTATCGGGATGTAGAGGTTTTTTCGGCTTATCTTCCTGTTCAGTTTGGTAACTATACTTATGCGCTGATGGCTGAAATCGATGTGGCTGAAGCGTTGGCCCCCGCTTATCAGTTACAGTCCACATTAATGGTTTCTACGGGCATTGAGCTGGTGGTGATTGTTACCATAGCGGTTGCAATCGCTTTGTGGCAGGCTAACTCACTGATTCGTCCGCTGACACGCCTGGGCTCGGCGTGTAGCGAACTGGCCAGTGGAAAAGGAGATCTTACCACCCGACTGCAAAGCTCCGGAATACAGGAAATCGACAATATTATCCGCCCATTTAATGTTTTTATTAGTCAGATCCAGGATATCGTCAAAAAAATTAAACAGGACGCCATCCGTCTTTCCGAAGCCTCTGGTGAGCTCAGCAGCGTTATGTTGCAAAGTACAGAGAATGTGTCAAAGCAACTGGGCGAGACCCAGATGGTGGCGACCTCGGTCGAGGAATTGTCAATGTCGATTGCCGACGTCGCCCGCTCAACTGTTGATACCCGAGATCATGGGCAAAGCGCGATGTACAGCCTGAAAGAAAACATGGAACGTGCTGGTCTGGCTGCCGGAAACATTAAGTTGTTGGTTGAATTACTGGGTCAATCCCGGGATGTAATTGGTGCGCTACAGACCGAAGTAAAGCAAATTAATGCATTGCTAAATGATATTACTTCAATTGCTGACCAAACTAATCTGCTGGCATTAAACGCTGCGATAGAAGCGGCCAGAGCCGGTGAAGCCGGCAGGGGATTCTCGGTCGTCGCGGACGAAGTTCGGGCACTGGCGACGCGTTCCCAGACCAGTACGGTGGAAATTGCTCAGATTGTAGAGCGGATGAATGCTTCATCGTCCCGCTCGGTTAAAGAAATGGAAAAAGCCGCGATGGCCGCTGATGGTGGAATTCACCTGGTGGATCTGGTGACTACAGCAATGGACGAGCTGTCACAGATCATCGTGAAAGTTCAGGCGATGGCTGATAGCGTAGCGTCAGCCACACAGCAGCAGGATGTAACTTCAAACAGTGTAAGTGAAAATGTAACCCGCATTGCTGAAATGTCACAGGAACTGGACGAGGGGACTCAGGTGGCAACAGCAGCAGCCCGGGACCTGGCAGCCATGGCCAGTTCTTCTCAATTACTGGTAGCTGGTTTTAAGGTTTAA